From the genome of Triticum aestivum cultivar Chinese Spring chromosome 3B, IWGSC CS RefSeq v2.1, whole genome shotgun sequence, one region includes:
- the LOC123070828 gene encoding interactor of constitutive active ROPs 1, translating into MPRSRGSELPQRASPRAPLHLKTTASSEANGAHHRLVVDRSSPKIADRHSPRSPLPEKKRAGTRVAELETKLGKVQDELKKLREQLVSAEAAKKDAQVALEEAKKHVGTKGSPKPAASPPSPALLAVEDEKKTEEVKVVEEPAAEEEQESSINSPATDVFEVVRTESGDKENQSALVADESEEVSCGDKAALAEEDVEVEETKTMIEEDGKDSAAIGGGEKESPELVELKAQLMAKEMEVVVLTSDNAELKKQADEAAAAVKRADEEAVAKAFLIEQELKENAAREARVGEQLRASEAAREALDAEMRRLRVQTEQWRKAAEAAAAVIGGDAHLVGHHGLAGNANGWGSPATMPDDGEDEGFGSKRKGAGIRMLGDLWKKKGNK; encoded by the exons ATGCCGAGATCCAG GGGGTCCGAGCTGCCGCAGCGggcgtcgccgcgcgcgccgctgCACCTCAAGACCACGGCCTCCTCCGAGGCCAATGGCGCGCACCACCGCCTCGTTGTCGACCGGAGCAGCCCCAAGATCGCCGACCGCCACTCGCCGCGCAGCCCGCTGCCCGAG AAGAAGCGCGCGGGGACTCGGGTGGCCGAGCTGGAGACGAAACTGGGGAAGGTGCAGGACGAGCTCAAGAAGCTGCGGGAGCAGCTCGTGTCCgcggaggccgccaagaaggacGCGCAGGTCGCGCTCGAGGAAGCCAAGAAGCACGTCGGCACCAAGGGGAGCCCCAAGCCGGCGGCGTCTCCTCCCTCCCCCGCTCTTCTAGCGGTCGAAGACGAGAAGAAAACTGAGGAGGTGAAGGTTGTTGAAGAACCGGCGGCCGAGGAGGAGCAGGAGAGCAGCATAAACTCCCCGGCGACCGATGTGTTTGAGGTCGTTCGGACCGAGTCGGGCGACAAGGAGAACCAGAGCGCGCTCGTCGCCGATGAGAGCGAAGAGGTGAGTTGTGGAGACAAGGCGGCACTGGCCGAGGAGGATGTGGAAGTGGAGGAGACCAAGACCATGATTGAGGAGGATGGCAAGGACTCCGCGGCCATTGGCGGCGGCGAAAAGGAGAGCCCGGAGCTCGTGGAGCTCAAGGCTCAGCTGATGGCCAAGGAGATGGAAGTCGTCGTCCTCACGTCCGACAATGCCGAGCTCAAGAAGCAGGCCGACGAGGCCGCGGCGGCGGTCAAGAGGGCTGACGAGGAGGctgtggccaaggctttccttaTCGAGCAGGAGCTGAAGGAGAACGCGGCGCGGGAGGCCCGGGTGGGCGAGCAGCTGAGGGCGTCCGAGGCCGCGCGCGAGGCGCTGGACGCCGAGATGCGGCGCCTGCGCGTGCAGACCGAGCAGTGGCGCAAGGCGGCCGAGGCGGCCGCCGCGGTGATCGGTGGGGACGCCCATCTCGTCGGTCACCACGGCCTTGCCGGCAATGCCAACGGGTGGGGGTCCCCGGCCACGATGCcggacgacggcgaggacgaggGGTTCGGCAGCAAGCGGAAGGGCGCCGGCATCCGGATGCTCGGCGACCTGTGGAAGAAGAAGGGCAACAAGTGA